The Streptococcus sanguinis genome contains the following window.
GGGATTTTGAAAATGATAAGTCATAGACTTCCTCCTCATTCATAATAAAGCTGGATAGTTTTGCAGTGTTTGGGTCTTAACTGAATCTGGGCTAAAACCTTGGAAAATAGATAATCCCTTCTAGGAGCATGACTCCTTCGTCCGGATTCCTAATTTTCAGTCTGTTTTTGACGCTCTTTATATCTTGTTTTATTTCGCCTCGTACCAAGTTCGGCCAGCGTTTTCATCAGCCACTAGTGGAACGGCTAGCTCAATCGCAGCTTCCATGGTTTCTTTGACTAACTGGCGGACATCTGTAAGCTCGTCATTTGGCACTTCCAGCACGATTTCATCGTGAACCTGCAAGAGCATGCGAGACTTGAAATCCTTCTCTGTCAGAGCTCGATCCAGATTAATCATAGCGACTTTGAGAATGTCTGCGGCGGAGCCTTGGATTGGACTGTTAATAGCTGTACGCTCCGCAAAATTGCGGATGTTAAAGTTGCGGGAATTGATATCCGGCAAGGAGCGACGGCGATGGTAAATGGTCTCTACATAGCCCTTATCACGCGCTTCACGGACAATCGTTTCCATATAATTCTTGATACCTGGGAAACGCTCAAAATAGGTCTGGATATAGTCCTTGGCAGCCTTGCGGGAAATTCCCAAATTATTGGCTAGACCATAGTCAGAAATGCCATAGACGACTCCGAAGTTAACGGCCTTGGCATTACGACGGTCATTAGGCGTCACATCCTCTGCCTTTTCAATCCCAAAGACCCGCATAGCGGTAGCTGTGTGAATGTCTTCTCCATGCTGAAAGGCAGCAATCAGATGCTCGTCCTGCGAAATGTGAGCCAGCACCCGCAGCTCAATCTGGGAATAATCCGAGCTGAGTAGTACGCTGTCTGCCCACTCTGGCACAAAGGCCTTGCGAATGAGGCGCCCCTGCTCCAAACGAACGGGGATATTCTGCAGGTTCGGGTCAACCGAGGACAGGCGGCCCGTCTGAGTCAAATCCTGAACATAGCGAGTGTGAATCTTGCCGTCAGATGCAATGGCCTCCTGCAGGCCGATGATATAAGTGGACTGAAGCTTGCTGATTTGACGATATTCCAGAATCTTAGACACAATCGGTGCTATCGGTGCTAAACGCTCCAGCACATCCACCGCTGTCGAGTAGCCTGTCTTGGTCTTTTTGGTGTACTCCAGCGGCAGCCCCATATCCTCAAAGAGAATGGTTCCCAGCTGTTTAGGTGAGTTGATATTGAACTCCTGACCAGCCAGGTCATAAATCTCCTGCGTTAGACTTTCCAGTGTCTTTTCATTTTCTGTCTGCATGCCCTGCAGGGTTTCCCGCTCAACCTTGATTCCCGCAATCTCCATCTTGGCTAGGACAAAGGCCAAGGGCTGCTCCATTTCAAGCAACAAATCCAGCTGATCGTGGGAACGGAGCTGTTCTTGCATCGGCTCTTCTGTTTCCAGCAGTACTTGGACCTTACGAGCTAGATGCTCAAAGAGCTGCTCTTGCTCCGGCAAAGCGCGCTTAGCTCCCTTGCCATAAACCTCATCATCTGTCGGTAAAATCGTTTGGCCGTAGAGGCGAGCAATAGTCGCCAGCTCATTGTCCTCGACCGTCGAAAGCAGATATTTGGCTAGACGCGCATCAAAGGAGGCTGCTGGCAGTTCGATACCATAATGACTGAGCAGTACCTTTGTCCGCTTGAGGTCGTAGGTTTTCAGAGCTGTTTTTGTTAAAAACTCCTGAAAGAGAGGCTGTTGCAGTAAATCGCTGGTGCCGACATAAATCTGACGGCTATCGCCCCAGGCAAGACCAACAATCTCTTCCTTGTGGTAGTTGTCGCCCAAGATTTCAAAATAGAAGAATTGCTCTGGTGCCAGTATATCCTCTGTGACCTCAGTCACTTTGGTAAATTCAATTGGTTTGACTTTTACCGGCTCTTGACCAGTTCCTAGCTGAGCCTTGAGCTGCTTGAAGCCCATCTCGTCATAGAACTTGCTCAGGGCCTCTACCTGCGGACCCTTATAAACCAAATCATCCAGCCCGATTTCAATCGGAGCCTGAGTATTGATGGTGGCTAGGGTTTTAGATAAGAAGGCCTTGTCCTTGTCATTGATCAGATTTTCCTTCATCTTGGAAGCCTTGAGCTGGTCAATATTTTCATAGAGGTTTTCCAAAGAGCCATACTCCAAGAGGAGCTTGAGGCCGGTCTTCTCCCCAATCTTGGTCACGCCGGGGATATTATCCGACTGATCGCCCATCAGCGCCTTGAGGTCGATGAACTGCTCTGGCGTGATGCCAATCTTTTCCATGAGGTAGGCTGGGGTAAATTCCTCAAACTCGGCCACGCCTTTTTTGGAAATCTCCACCACGGTATTATCATCCGTCAGCTGAATCAAGTCTTTATCGCCGCTGACAATGGTCACATCGTAAGGCACTGCTGTTTTTTCAGCCATCTTGTCCAAGGTCCCGATGATGTCATCCGCCTCGTACTGAGCCAAGTCGTAGTAGTGAATGCCTAGGTGCTGCAGCATTTCTCGGATAAAGGGCAGCTGCTCACGAAATTCATCCGGTGTCTTGGCCCGACCTGCCTTATAGTCGGCGTACATCTCAGTCCGGAAGGTCGTCTTTCCAGCATCAAAAGCTACCAGGACATGGGTCGGCTGAACGCGCTCCAAGAGATGATTGAGCATGAGGTGAAAGCCATAAATAGCATTGGTATGCAGGCCCGATGGACTCTTGAAACGGTCGATTTGATTATAAAGCGCAAAAAAAGCGCGAAAAGCAACGGACGAACCGTCAATTAATAATAACTTATTCTTATTTTCCATAGGTTTATTATAACACGAAAGACGGACAAAGACAGAAAAGGCGGCGTGGAAAATAGGTAGAAAATGAATTGAGATTTAAATTTTGCTATAATCATCTTATGAACAACACTTACTATTTTATCCGTCATGCGCATTCTAACTATACACCTGATGAAATCAATAGACCATTATCAGATAAAGGCCTAGAAGCCTTGGCACAACTTGACTTTTTAGCAGACAAACCTATTACCGCCATTTATTCCAGCCCCTATCAAAGAGCCATCCAAACGGTTGAGCCTTTGGCTCAGAGTCTGAAACTCACTATTCAAACCGACAAACGGCTAATAGAGCGAAAGCTAAGCAGTCAAGCGATTGCCGACCAAGACTTTGAAGAAGCCCTCATGAAACTTTGGTCACGTCCAACATTTTCACTTGTTGGTGGCGAGTCTAATCAACAAGCTCAACAGCGAGCCTTAACTCTTCTTCATGAACTGGAAAGCAAACATCAAAACGAAGAGATTATCCTTAGCTCCCATGGCAATCTTATCTGCATTTTACTAAGTACATTTGACTCTAACATTGATTATAACTTCTGGCATAATCTTTCCATGCCAGATGTGCTAGTTTTAGATAAAGACGCAATAATCACTAACCTCCTATAAAGAGACCAATCTTGCTTGGTATCGTATCGCGTAGCAAGGCTCGGCTAAATCTTATCGCTCTTCTATGGTATAATAATAAAAACTGGAGGTAAAAGATGTTTCCAATCCGTATTACAACTCTTGTGACTGAGGAAGTGTATCAGCGATTTGCTTGGTCTGTTTTCTTACGCGGGAAAAGATTTTTGCTAAATATTATCATTTTAATAGGAATCCTGTCTCTCTATCTAACCTTCCTACCTGATAACCTGAAGCGTTTTTCTTTCTTTACCGTGCTATTTATATCTTTGGTGACATTCTCAGCAATGTATTTTGGAATGAACTTTCAGATAAAGAAAGCCTATCAAAAAACTCCTTTCTGGAAGAATATGGAGCAAACTCTTATATTTGAGAAAGATAAATTTTCTGTGAAAAGCAAACGCGGAGAATTTCACTATACCTATGATGATATTGTCAAGGTCATTATGACAAAGCAAGATTTTTATATCTTGATAGGGGAGAGCACTGGTTTCGCAATTGAAAAAGAAAACTGCACTCCCGAGGCTCTTGAGTTCTTGCTAGAACTTCACATTGAGCATATGTAAAAGAAAAAGCAGGCTAGACTGACAGTAGATCAGTTCTGGTCTGCTTTTTCTCTTGTAAATAATTGCTTGATATCCATCAGCTTCTCTATTTTCTGATTAATTTCTGGTCGGTAGTCACAGAAGTTAATGCTCTGGATGCCACTGTTGACGGCGACATCCACATCCAGCGTCCGGTCGCCGATATAGTAGGTTTCCTGCTTGTCCAGGCCATATTTCTCAAGCAGATAATCGACACCTTCTGGGTGGGGCTTGCGCTCAAAGCCGTTGGCTGTTGTGATGATTTCTATAAAATAATCATGAATTCCCAAGTCTTTTAAGATTTTATGAGCATTGAGTCCCTTGTGGGTATAGACGAACTGGGCAATGCCCTGCTCTTCAGCCCAGGCCAGTATCTCCGCAGCTCCTTTCATCAGATGGATCTGAGCATTCTTTTCCTTTAGACTTGCTCCGCGAAAGGCATTCATCTCGGCAGCATCCAGCCCCTTCTCAAACGCTACTTTTTCCAAAAGCTTCTGCACAGAGTGCTTTAGGATATAGCTGTGAGTACTAGCCCTGTCAAAGTCCAAACCATAGTAAGCATAGGTTTCCTCAATCCCCGCCAAAATAGCATCGTAGGAGTCCAGCAAGGTGCCGTCCAAATCCCAAATAAACGCTTTTGTCATGTGATTTCCCTCATTTTTCTGTCAAATAAAACCTTTAAAAACAGCCAGCGGAAGCCATTGTCCAAGAGCATCCCAGTCCAGACTCCTGGCAGACCCAAGCCAAAGGTCACACCCAGCAAGTAACCGGCAATAATGCGAATCAGCCACATGCCAACAGTCGTGGCATAAAAGGGCAGTCTGGAATTGCCCAGACCCTGCCAGATAGCTGTGTAAATCACGGTTCCGACTGCCATGGGAGTTCCCAGCAGGGAGAAAAGCATGACCGAAAGACTGGCTGTGATAGCTCCGCTATTATCCGTATAGAGCAAGGTCAGCGGCCGACCAAAAGCAAAGATTCCTAGA
Protein-coding sequences here:
- a CDS encoding histidine phosphatase family protein — encoded protein: MNNTYYFIRHAHSNYTPDEINRPLSDKGLEALAQLDFLADKPITAIYSSPYQRAIQTVEPLAQSLKLTIQTDKRLIERKLSSQAIADQDFEEALMKLWSRPTFSLVGGESNQQAQQRALTLLHELESKHQNEEIILSSHGNLICILLSTFDSNIDYNFWHNLSMPDVLVLDKDAIITNLL
- a CDS encoding HAD family hydrolase, with protein sequence MTKAFIWDLDGTLLDSYDAILAGIEETYAYYGLDFDRASTHSYILKHSVQKLLEKVAFEKGLDAAEMNAFRGASLKEKNAQIHLMKGAAEILAWAEEQGIAQFVYTHKGLNAHKILKDLGIHDYFIEIITTANGFERKPHPEGVDYLLEKYGLDKQETYYIGDRTLDVDVAVNSGIQSINFCDYRPEINQKIEKLMDIKQLFTREKADQN
- a CDS encoding YcxB family protein, encoding MFPIRITTLVTEEVYQRFAWSVFLRGKRFLLNIIILIGILSLYLTFLPDNLKRFSFFTVLFISLVTFSAMYFGMNFQIKKAYQKTPFWKNMEQTLIFEKDKFSVKSKRGEFHYTYDDIVKVIMTKQDFYILIGESTGFAIEKENCTPEALEFLLELHIEHM
- the polA gene encoding DNA polymerase I, whose translation is MENKNKLLLIDGSSVAFRAFFALYNQIDRFKSPSGLHTNAIYGFHLMLNHLLERVQPTHVLVAFDAGKTTFRTEMYADYKAGRAKTPDEFREQLPFIREMLQHLGIHYYDLAQYEADDIIGTLDKMAEKTAVPYDVTIVSGDKDLIQLTDDNTVVEISKKGVAEFEEFTPAYLMEKIGITPEQFIDLKALMGDQSDNIPGVTKIGEKTGLKLLLEYGSLENLYENIDQLKASKMKENLINDKDKAFLSKTLATINTQAPIEIGLDDLVYKGPQVEALSKFYDEMGFKQLKAQLGTGQEPVKVKPIEFTKVTEVTEDILAPEQFFYFEILGDNYHKEEIVGLAWGDSRQIYVGTSDLLQQPLFQEFLTKTALKTYDLKRTKVLLSHYGIELPAASFDARLAKYLLSTVEDNELATIARLYGQTILPTDDEVYGKGAKRALPEQEQLFEHLARKVQVLLETEEPMQEQLRSHDQLDLLLEMEQPLAFVLAKMEIAGIKVERETLQGMQTENEKTLESLTQEIYDLAGQEFNINSPKQLGTILFEDMGLPLEYTKKTKTGYSTAVDVLERLAPIAPIVSKILEYRQISKLQSTYIIGLQEAIASDGKIHTRYVQDLTQTGRLSSVDPNLQNIPVRLEQGRLIRKAFVPEWADSVLLSSDYSQIELRVLAHISQDEHLIAAFQHGEDIHTATAMRVFGIEKAEDVTPNDRRNAKAVNFGVVYGISDYGLANNLGISRKAAKDYIQTYFERFPGIKNYMETIVREARDKGYVETIYHRRRSLPDINSRNFNIRNFAERTAINSPIQGSAADILKVAMINLDRALTEKDFKSRMLLQVHDEIVLEVPNDELTDVRQLVKETMEAAIELAVPLVADENAGRTWYEAK